In Psychrobacter immobilis, a single genomic region encodes these proteins:
- a CDS encoding CaiB/BaiF CoA transferase family protein, whose product MTDMPKGALYGIKVLDLSRVLAGPSCTQVLADLGAEVIKVERPHIGDETRHWAPPTFSDDTSAYYATINRNKKSLTVDITTPAGQAIIKKLATDSDILVENFKVGGLKKYGLDYDSLKQDNPRLIYASLTGFGQTGPDAARPGYDYIIQGLSGLMSITGPSDGEPHKVGVAVVDLFAGLQLTIGIQAALIAREITGLGQQVDVALLDSALAMLANVGMNHLASDKVPPRLGNQHPNIVPYQVFAGQGEAHFILACGNDSQFAKLCDVLAVDWHSDERFRINPQRVANRELLCDELSNKFAEQPRTYWLEVLDQAGIPCGAIHNIAEALAMPQALAREMVVDFATQGSPVRALGSPIKLSASPVTYRSPPPKLSEHTESTLADLGYDSDMIAKLKADGIV is encoded by the coding sequence ATGACGGATATGCCAAAAGGTGCATTATACGGTATCAAAGTGCTCGACTTATCGAGAGTATTGGCAGGTCCTTCTTGTACCCAAGTACTTGCAGATTTGGGCGCTGAAGTCATCAAGGTTGAACGTCCGCATATCGGTGATGAAACGCGCCACTGGGCGCCGCCAACATTCAGCGATGACACCTCTGCTTACTACGCTACCATCAATCGTAATAAAAAATCTCTCACCGTCGATATCACCACGCCTGCAGGGCAGGCCATCATTAAGAAACTGGCCACTGATAGTGATATCTTGGTAGAAAATTTCAAAGTGGGCGGTTTGAAAAAATATGGATTAGATTATGACAGTCTAAAACAAGACAATCCGCGCCTTATTTATGCGTCATTGACAGGGTTTGGTCAAACAGGTCCAGATGCCGCGCGCCCTGGTTACGACTATATTATTCAGGGGTTGTCAGGACTGATGAGTATCACGGGTCCGAGCGATGGCGAACCGCATAAAGTTGGCGTCGCAGTGGTCGATTTGTTTGCAGGATTGCAGCTGACGATTGGTATTCAAGCGGCTTTGATTGCTCGTGAGATTACGGGGTTAGGGCAACAGGTAGACGTTGCACTTTTAGATAGTGCGCTTGCCATGCTGGCTAATGTTGGTATGAACCATTTGGCATCCGACAAAGTCCCGCCAAGACTTGGCAATCAGCATCCCAATATCGTGCCTTATCAAGTGTTTGCAGGTCAGGGGGAGGCGCACTTTATCTTAGCTTGCGGCAATGACAGTCAGTTTGCCAAACTTTGTGATGTGCTTGCAGTTGATTGGCATAGCGATGAGCGCTTTAGGATCAATCCACAACGCGTTGCCAACCGCGAGCTGCTGTGTGATGAGCTGAGTAATAAATTTGCCGAGCAACCACGCACTTATTGGTTAGAAGTTTTAGATCAAGCAGGTATTCCGTGCGGAGCGATTCATAATATCGCTGAGGCCTTGGCCATGCCACAAGCGCTGGCACGCGAGATGGTGGTTGATTTTGCCACGCAAGGCAGTCCGGTAAGAGCACTTGGTAGTCCAATCAAACTATCTGCATCACCCGTCACTTATCGGTCACCGCCACCGAAGTTGAGCGAGCATACCGAGAGTACGCTTGCTGATTTGGGCTACGACAGCGACATGATTGCTAAGCTAAAAGCCGATGGCATTGTTTAG
- a CDS encoding acyl-CoA dehydrogenase, which translates to MATSTRPSFDWEDPFLLRDQLTDEERMVTDSARQFFQKELMPGIVEANRNENFDRNIMRQMGEMGLLGVTIEGYGCAGLSSVAYGLIAKEIEAVDSGYRSAMSVQSSLVMHPIHAYGTEEQRERYLPKLATGEYVGCFGLTEPDSGSDPASMSTRARAVDGGYELTGNKMWITNSPIADVFVVWAKDDAGEIRGFILDKGMKGLSAPKIEGKFSLRASVTGEIVMDKVFVPEANAFPDIRGLKGPFGCLNKARYGIAWGAMGAAEFCWKGARQYTLDRKQFGRPLAATQLVQLKLANMQTEITLGLQAALRVGRLMDEDNAAPEMISLIKRNNCGKALDIARISRDMHGGNGISDEFHVIRHVMNLEAVNTYEGTHDIHALILGRAQTGIQSFF; encoded by the coding sequence ATGGCAACATCTACGCGTCCAAGTTTCGATTGGGAAGATCCGTTTTTATTACGCGACCAGTTGACTGATGAAGAGCGCATGGTCACGGACAGCGCTCGTCAGTTTTTTCAAAAAGAGCTGATGCCTGGCATTGTTGAAGCCAATCGTAACGAGAATTTTGACCGTAATATCATGCGTCAAATGGGTGAAATGGGTCTGCTTGGTGTCACGATTGAAGGTTATGGTTGTGCCGGTTTATCTAGTGTTGCTTACGGTCTAATTGCCAAAGAAATCGAAGCCGTTGACTCAGGTTATCGTTCAGCGATGAGCGTGCAGTCAAGCTTGGTTATGCATCCTATTCATGCATACGGTACCGAAGAGCAAAGAGAGAGATACTTGCCTAAGCTTGCCACTGGCGAATATGTCGGCTGTTTTGGTCTGACAGAACCAGATTCAGGGTCAGATCCAGCCTCGATGTCGACGCGTGCGCGTGCAGTGGACGGCGGTTATGAGCTGACGGGTAATAAAATGTGGATTACCAACAGTCCTATCGCTGATGTGTTTGTCGTATGGGCAAAAGATGATGCTGGTGAGATTCGTGGTTTCATCTTAGATAAAGGTATGAAGGGTTTATCAGCGCCGAAAATTGAAGGTAAATTTTCATTACGTGCTTCAGTCACGGGTGAAATCGTTATGGACAAGGTATTTGTCCCTGAGGCCAATGCTTTCCCAGACATCCGTGGACTAAAAGGTCCATTTGGCTGCTTAAATAAAGCCCGTTATGGTATCGCATGGGGCGCGATGGGCGCGGCTGAATTCTGTTGGAAAGGGGCGCGTCAATATACGCTAGATCGTAAGCAGTTTGGTCGTCCGCTAGCCGCAACGCAGCTGGTACAGCTAAAGCTGGCCAATATGCAGACTGAAATCACCTTGGGTCTACAAGCGGCACTACGTGTCGGTCGTTTGATGGATGAAGACAACGCAGCGCCTGAGATGATTTCACTGATTAAGCGTAATAACTGTGGCAAGGCACTAGATATCGCACGTATTTCTCGTGACATGCATGGTGGTAATGGTATCTCTGATGAGTTCCATGTCATTCGTCACGTCATGAACTTGGAAGCGGTCAACACTTATGAGGGCACACATGATATCCATGCGCTTATCTTAGGTCGTGCGCAGACAGGTATTCAATCATTCTTTTAA
- a CDS encoding IclR family transcriptional regulator — MTKNISAAPPLLDRMTTILEQSKDDNDRQFVTALGRGLSLLAAFEHDDRLTHQQLCQMTDLPKATITRLIHTLTTLGFLRVTEHGQYQLGSSAVRLSATAWSRHDMVSAAEPLLRQFASENEVSVNLATEVEGEMRYHVCCRSPARLSVNLQVGSAVPVARTAIGRAFYAASSPARQTVIEGNLKEHLSTEDYNHAQSALSDAAEHYKAHGYTVSDGEFSTDILAVAIGVFDVATGQYAYSLNASVPSANWKSEDYAATIVPKLQALAERIGSGV; from the coding sequence ATGACAAAAAACATATCGGCAGCTCCGCCACTACTCGATCGAATGACCACCATTCTTGAGCAAAGTAAGGACGATAATGATCGACAGTTCGTTACCGCACTGGGTCGCGGTCTGTCTTTACTCGCAGCATTTGAACATGATGATCGACTCACCCATCAGCAATTGTGTCAGATGACAGATCTGCCAAAGGCAACTATTACTCGCCTTATCCATACCTTAACCACGCTTGGATTTTTACGTGTCACTGAGCACGGACAGTATCAACTAGGCAGTAGTGCAGTGCGACTTAGCGCCACTGCATGGAGTCGTCACGACATGGTGTCGGCAGCTGAGCCATTACTGCGACAGTTCGCTAGTGAAAACGAAGTCTCTGTGAATTTAGCAACCGAAGTCGAAGGAGAAATGCGCTATCACGTTTGTTGTCGTAGCCCTGCTCGCCTATCGGTAAATTTGCAAGTTGGCTCGGCAGTGCCCGTCGCCCGTACTGCGATTGGACGCGCTTTTTATGCGGCTAGCTCGCCAGCGAGACAGACTGTCATTGAAGGTAATTTAAAAGAGCATTTATCTACAGAAGATTATAACCATGCGCAGTCTGCTCTATCTGACGCCGCAGAGCATTATAAAGCGCATGGCTATACAGTATCAGACGGTGAGTTTTCTACCGATATATTGGCCGTGGCTATTGGTGTCTTTGATGTTGCCACTGGGCAGTATGCGTATTCGCTTAATGCCAGTGTGCCAAGTGCCAACTGGAAAAGTGAAGATTATGCCGCAACGATTGTACCTAAGTTGCAGGCGTTGGCGGAGCGGATTGGCAGTGGTGTTTAA
- the rtcR gene encoding RNA repair transcriptional activator RtcR — protein MNSDPNNKTAVIGFLGTTLDNGFNDKRWQRWRPTVSLGLHDELLVDELHILYSKRDKRLFKIIKNDVAQVSPNTTVIGHHVALTSPWDFADVYAELYDFAAGFDFQDNTDYLLHLTTGTHVVQICWFLLVEAGFIPADLIQTSPCPRPDQADPQGRYQMIDLDVSRYDGLRERFEAEKQQHWQTLQANLVTQNAAYQKLISNIEKVATRSTAPILLMGATGAGKSQLAGQIYALKKAKASSTQGKNTLEQFVEVNCATLRGDTAMSVLFGHVKGAFTGAATSRDGLLKSADGGLLFLDEIGELGLDEQAMLLTALEEQRFYPLGSDTPISVSFQLMAGTNKDLRQAVANGEFRADLFARLNTWTFFLPSLKDRLEDLPANIDYELARLGSEQQQQYRFTPEARQLYESFAMSVDATWQGNFRDLTASMIRLTTLAESKVIRNDDVQAEIERLTHLWDLPDSLDGLNRLGSDSKGNNANKSSLSNNGSDSVLNSDTIEQGSHNILRKYLDEEILTTIDPFDAVQLAYVIEVCIRHKNQAAAGRYLYANSRDKLKIPNDSDRLRKYLLKFGLRFDELK, from the coding sequence ATGAACAGTGATCCAAACAACAAAACCGCCGTCATCGGTTTCCTCGGCACTACTTTAGACAATGGCTTTAATGACAAGCGTTGGCAACGTTGGCGTCCAACCGTCAGTTTGGGTCTGCATGATGAGCTGCTCGTTGATGAGCTGCATATCTTGTATAGCAAGCGTGATAAGCGGCTGTTTAAAATAATTAAGAATGACGTGGCACAAGTTAGTCCGAACACTACCGTTATTGGTCATCACGTAGCGTTGACCAGTCCTTGGGATTTTGCCGATGTTTATGCTGAGCTGTATGACTTTGCCGCAGGGTTTGATTTTCAGGACAATACCGATTACTTGCTGCATCTGACCACGGGTACGCACGTGGTGCAGATTTGCTGGTTTTTGTTGGTAGAGGCGGGCTTTATTCCTGCTGATTTGATTCAGACCTCGCCTTGCCCAAGACCCGACCAAGCGGATCCGCAAGGGCGCTATCAAATGATTGACTTGGATGTCTCACGCTATGATGGCTTGCGCGAGCGTTTTGAGGCAGAAAAGCAGCAACATTGGCAAACCTTACAAGCCAATTTAGTCACCCAAAATGCCGCTTATCAAAAGCTTATCTCCAATATCGAAAAGGTCGCAACCCGCTCAACTGCACCCATATTACTGATGGGCGCAACAGGGGCGGGCAAGTCACAATTGGCAGGCCAAATCTACGCGCTTAAAAAAGCCAAAGCCAGCAGCACGCAAGGTAAAAACACGCTTGAACAATTCGTCGAGGTCAACTGCGCCACGCTACGTGGTGACACTGCCATGAGTGTGCTATTCGGTCATGTCAAAGGTGCATTTACGGGCGCTGCGACGAGCCGTGATGGCCTGCTAAAATCAGCCGATGGTGGTTTATTATTTTTAGATGAAATCGGTGAGTTGGGGCTTGATGAGCAAGCGATGCTACTGACTGCATTGGAGGAGCAGCGCTTTTATCCGCTCGGTAGTGATACGCCGATTAGCGTGTCGTTTCAGCTGATGGCAGGTACCAATAAAGACTTGCGGCAAGCGGTCGCTAATGGTGAGTTTCGGGCGGATTTATTTGCGCGTCTCAATACGTGGACGTTCTTTTTGCCATCACTCAAAGACAGGTTAGAAGACTTACCTGCCAATATCGATTATGAACTGGCGCGCTTGGGTAGCGAGCAACAGCAGCAGTATCGATTTACCCCAGAGGCAAGGCAGCTGTATGAATCTTTTGCGATGAGTGTGGATGCAACATGGCAGGGGAACTTTCGTGATTTGACTGCCAGTATGATTCGTTTGACTACACTTGCTGAGAGTAAAGTTATTCGCAATGATGATGTGCAAGCGGAGATTGAGCGCTTAACGCATCTTTGGGATTTGCCTGACAGCTTGGATGGATTGAATAGGTTAGGTAGTGATAGTAAAGGCAATAACGCGAACAAAAGTAGCCTAAGTAATAATGGCTCTGACTCCGTTTTAAATAGTGACACTATTGAACAGGGTAGCCATAATATTTTAAGAAAATATCTCGATGAAGAGATTCTGACAACTATTGATCCGTTTGATGCGGTGCAACTGGCGTATGTGATTGAGGTGTGTATACGTCATAAAAACCAAGCGGCGGCTGGGCGCTATCTGTATGCCAACTCACGCGATAAGCTAAAAATCCCGAACGATAGCGACAGATTGCGTAAGTATCTGCTGAAATTTGGGCTGCGGTTTGATGAGTTAAAATAA
- a CDS encoding RtcB family protein yields the protein MQPTTHNIIQDGGTPIRLWTKGVPVDPKAHEQLIKASKMPFVYKWLAVMPDVHVGIGATIGTVLPTKDAIIPAAVGVDIGCGMMAVQTTLTAKDLPDSLLGLRTELEKAIPHGRSKTRGRGSHRDVGAWANPDDTVMNGWGTLVDDFNYITQKHPKLKNTNNLNHLGTLGTGNHFVEVCLDEANQVWIMLHSGSRGVGNAIGRYFIELAREDMRKWFINLPDKDLAYFAEGTEHFDDYWFAVGWAQRFAFKNREIMMEKAIKALHQIIPKPFDAAVKAVNCHHNYVAKEEHYGEEVFVTRKGAVRARVGEYGIIPGSMGAKSFIVRGKGNEESFCSCSHGAGRVMSRTEAKKVFTVADQIAQTAGVECRKDADVIDEIPAAYKNIDDVMQAQSDLVEVVHTLRQVVCVKG from the coding sequence ATGCAACCAACTACTCATAATATTATTCAAGACGGTGGAACGCCTATCAGACTTTGGACCAAGGGCGTCCCTGTTGACCCAAAAGCGCACGAGCAATTGATCAAAGCCTCAAAAATGCCGTTTGTATATAAATGGCTTGCGGTGATGCCTGATGTACACGTTGGGATTGGCGCGACCATCGGTACGGTATTGCCCACCAAAGACGCGATTATTCCGGCTGCCGTTGGCGTCGATATCGGCTGCGGAATGATGGCAGTACAAACCACCCTAACCGCAAAAGATTTGCCAGATAGCTTGCTTGGTCTGCGTACCGAGCTTGAAAAAGCAATTCCACATGGTCGTAGTAAAACGCGGGGTCGCGGTTCACATCGTGATGTGGGCGCGTGGGCAAACCCTGACGACACGGTAATGAACGGTTGGGGAACTCTGGTTGATGACTTTAATTATATAACCCAAAAGCACCCTAAACTTAAAAATACTAATAACCTTAACCATTTGGGTACGCTGGGTACGGGGAATCATTTTGTCGAGGTGTGCCTTGATGAAGCCAACCAAGTTTGGATCATGCTGCACTCAGGCTCACGCGGTGTGGGTAACGCCATTGGTCGCTACTTTATTGAGTTGGCACGTGAGGACATGCGCAAGTGGTTTATCAATTTGCCAGATAAAGATTTGGCCTACTTTGCCGAGGGTACAGAGCACTTTGATGATTATTGGTTTGCGGTTGGTTGGGCGCAGCGTTTTGCTTTCAAAAACCGCGAAATCATGATGGAAAAAGCCATCAAAGCGCTACACCAAATCATACCTAAGCCGTTTGATGCTGCCGTAAAAGCGGTGAACTGTCATCACAACTATGTGGCTAAAGAAGAGCATTACGGCGAAGAAGTATTTGTGACCCGTAAAGGCGCTGTCCGTGCCCGTGTTGGTGAATACGGAATCATTCCGGGGTCAATGGGTGCCAAATCATTCATCGTGCGTGGTAAAGGGAACGAAGAGTCGTTTTGCTCTTGCTCGCATGGTGCAGGTCGAGTGATGTCACGCACTGAAGCGAAAAAGGTATTTACAGTCGCCGATCAAATTGCACAGACTGCGGGTGTAGAATGCCGAAAGGATGCGGATGTGATTGATGAGATTCCAGCGGCCTATAAAAACATTGATGATGTGATGCAAGCACAAAGTGATTTGGTAGAAGTGGTACATACCTTGCGGCAGGTGGTTTGTGTTAAGGGGTGA
- the rtcA gene encoding RNA 3'-terminal phosphate cyclase, protein MTKTKPKTLKIDGSSGEGGGQIIRTALSLSMLTGTPIEITNIRAGRAKSGLMRQHLMCVQASQQISDATVAGAALGSSSFRFAPNAIQSGDYHFDIGSAGSTSLVLQTLLPALLFANTNTQTVSTVTIKGGTHNPLAPTTDFLQQAFVPALAKLGMHVGIECVQAGFAPIGGGMIKATITPFMRRANTPPLQLTKRGELIGIELAANTLNLEYDICKRELASAQASLVEAGIDKTLITTKSFKLQGIGEGNSCYAQVTHEVSDTQNHKEHHSEVFTLLGEKRSSAEKIGCRLSGLVKCYVFNTDSLVNEYLTDQLLLPLALAGGGEFTARVVSKHTETQAWLIQQFLPVEIKLTVIDEQKTLVQVVC, encoded by the coding sequence ATGACTAAAACAAAACCAAAAACCCTAAAAATTGACGGCAGCTCAGGCGAAGGTGGCGGGCAAATCATTCGCACTGCCCTATCGTTATCTATGCTCACAGGCACACCAATCGAGATCACCAATATTCGTGCTGGAAGAGCTAAATCTGGATTGATGCGTCAGCACTTGATGTGCGTACAAGCCTCGCAGCAAATATCAGACGCTACCGTGGCAGGTGCAGCGTTGGGTAGCTCATCGTTTCGCTTTGCACCTAATGCGATTCAATCTGGTGATTACCATTTTGATATTGGTTCAGCTGGCAGTACAAGTCTCGTGCTACAAACGCTACTCCCTGCCCTACTTTTTGCCAATACCAACACACAAACGGTATCAACCGTAACAATAAAAGGCGGCACGCACAATCCACTCGCGCCAACCACGGACTTCCTACAGCAAGCGTTCGTCCCTGCATTAGCGAAATTGGGTATGCACGTGGGTATCGAATGCGTGCAAGCAGGGTTTGCGCCTATTGGTGGCGGCATGATTAAAGCGACGATAACGCCATTTATGCGCCGTGCGAATACGCCACCCTTACAGCTAACCAAGCGTGGAGAGCTTATCGGCATAGAGCTGGCTGCGAATACATTAAATTTAGAATACGATATTTGCAAACGTGAGCTTGCCAGTGCTCAAGCATCATTGGTTGAAGCAGGTATTGATAAGACACTAATTACGACTAAAAGCTTTAAATTGCAAGGCATTGGTGAAGGCAATAGCTGTTATGCACAAGTCACTCATGAGGTTTCTGACACCCAAAATCATAAAGAACATCACTCCGAGGTGTTCACTTTATTAGGAGAGAAACGCAGCTCGGCGGAAAAGATAGGTTGTCGTTTATCAGGCTTAGTCAAATGTTATGTATTTAACACCGACTCACTGGTCAATGAATACTTAACCGACCAATTACTCTTACCGTTGGCATTAGCAGGCGGTGGCGAGTTTACCGCGCGTGTCGTTAGTAAGCACACTGAAACCCAAGCATGGCTCATTCAGCAATTTTTGCCCGTTGAGATTAAGCTTACAGTGATCGATGAGCAGAAAACTTTGGTACAAGTTGTCTGTTAA
- a CDS encoding FMN-binding glutamate synthase family protein, with protein MPQSRTNLNPEPKTNSPYLVGLLLRYSTFGAAILIFLAGLLLLNWWLIILGGFGVCLGIYDVIQSKHAILKNYPVAGHIRYVLEDFRPEIRQYLLENDKEQVPFSRQQRALIYQRAKNVSDTNAFGTLDNLYTNGKEWFLQSAISQPLENKDFRIMVGGERCQQPHDMSVFNISAMSFGSLSANAIMALNQGAKMGGFTHDTGEGAISPYHRKFGGDLIWELGTGYFGCRDDSGNFDPQSFAEKAVDPQVKMIEIKLSQGAKPGKGGVLPAEKITQEIADTRQVPTGQDCVSPSSHTAFSTPRELVAFWQQLRELSGGKPVGFKLCVGQPWQFMAIVKAMIETDNYPDFIVIDGAEGGTGAAPVEFMDNVGMPMVEGFLLIHNTLVGAGIRDKIKLGVSGKIVSGFDIARMIALGADWCNSARGFMFAVGCIQSRSCHTNTCPTGVATQDPYRQKALDVPSKAERVASFHKNTLKSLASIVGAVGLQHPSQLQPYHIARRLDDGQIKLLSKFFYFTDKGALLNNSARADVFNQMWVMANPDSFLANDDALIAYNKDSRDKGRETTTSVEQSLGNFASITGGGQLIGNVNNTFREFPPSSD; from the coding sequence ATGCCCCAATCTCGTACCAATCTAAATCCTGAACCTAAAACCAACTCTCCGTATTTGGTCGGCTTATTGCTGCGTTATAGTACCTTTGGCGCTGCTATATTAATATTTTTAGCAGGTCTACTATTGCTAAATTGGTGGTTAATTATTCTCGGTGGGTTTGGGGTATGCTTGGGAATTTATGACGTCATACAATCAAAGCATGCTATTTTGAAAAACTATCCAGTTGCCGGACATATTCGTTATGTGCTTGAAGACTTTCGTCCTGAAATTCGTCAATATTTACTAGAAAATGACAAAGAGCAAGTACCGTTTTCACGCCAGCAGCGAGCGCTAATCTACCAACGTGCTAAGAATGTTAGTGACACCAATGCCTTTGGTACGCTAGATAATTTATACACCAATGGTAAAGAATGGTTTTTACAATCAGCGATTAGCCAACCTCTAGAAAACAAAGATTTTCGTATTATGGTCGGCGGTGAGCGGTGTCAGCAGCCGCATGATATGTCGGTATTTAATATCTCGGCGATGAGCTTTGGCAGCTTATCGGCTAACGCGATTATGGCGCTCAATCAAGGCGCAAAAATGGGCGGCTTTACTCATGATACGGGTGAAGGAGCTATCAGCCCTTATCATCGTAAGTTCGGTGGTGATTTAATTTGGGAGCTAGGTACAGGGTATTTTGGTTGCCGTGATGATAGTGGCAATTTTGACCCGCAGTCTTTTGCCGAAAAAGCGGTTGATCCACAAGTAAAAATGATTGAAATTAAATTATCCCAAGGGGCAAAACCTGGTAAAGGTGGCGTGCTACCCGCGGAGAAAATCACCCAAGAAATCGCTGATACCCGTCAAGTACCGACAGGTCAAGATTGTGTGTCGCCCTCGTCGCATACAGCCTTTAGCACCCCGCGAGAATTGGTGGCTTTTTGGCAACAACTGCGTGAGTTGTCAGGCGGCAAACCTGTGGGCTTCAAACTTTGTGTTGGTCAGCCTTGGCAGTTTATGGCGATTGTGAAAGCCATGATTGAAACCGATAACTACCCTGATTTCATCGTCATCGATGGCGCAGAAGGCGGTACTGGTGCGGCTCCTGTCGAATTCATGGACAATGTCGGCATGCCAATGGTTGAAGGATTTTTATTAATACACAATACTTTGGTCGGCGCAGGCATTCGCGATAAAATCAAACTTGGCGTGAGCGGTAAAATCGTCTCTGGTTTCGATATTGCCCGTATGATTGCCTTGGGCGCAGACTGGTGTAATTCAGCGCGCGGCTTTATGTTTGCTGTTGGCTGTATTCAATCACGTTCGTGCCATACCAACACTTGCCCGACTGGCGTTGCCACCCAAGACCCGTATCGTCAAAAAGCGCTGGATGTACCAAGCAAAGCTGAGCGTGTCGCAAGCTTCCATAAAAACACCCTGAAATCCCTAGCCAGTATCGTCGGTGCGGTCGGCTTACAACACCCAAGCCAATTACAACCGTATCATATCGCGCGCCGCCTCGATGATGGGCAGATAAAACTATTATCGAAGTTCTTTTATTTTACTGATAAGGGAGCGCTACTCAATAATAGTGCCCGCGCAGATGTGTTTAATCAGATGTGGGTCATGGCGAACCCGGATAGCTTTTTAGCCAATGATGATGCCCTCATTGCTTATAATAAAGACTCACGGGATAAAGGTAGAGAAACCACCACATCGGTGGAACAGAGCCTTGGCAACTTTGCAAGTATCACAGGCGGTGGGCAGTTAATCGGTAACGTCAACAATACTTTTCGCGAATTTCCGCCTAGCAGTGATTGA